The sequence below is a genomic window from Thalassobaculum sp. OXR-137.
GTCCCATCGATGGCAGCCGCCATTCGAGAACTGCTGCGTATTGGCTTGACCCATTCGAGCGATCTGGACATCGGCGACAATTTCACCAACTGACCGCCGCACTCCCGCTCAGCTTCTGGTTGAACCTCAGTCCATTTCCTTTTCCACAAGCCAGTGACCGATGATCGCGGTCACCGCTTCGGGGCGGAACGGCTTCTGAATGAGGAAGTCCGGCGGGATGACGGAATGCTTCAGGACCGAATGCGGATAGGCGGTCACGAAGCCGACCGGCGCGCCGGTCAGGTCGCGCAGCGGTTCGATCGCCTCGACCCCGGTCTCACCGTCCTTCAGCCGGAAATCGGCGAAGATGATGTCCGGCAGATGGTCCTGGGCGGCGCTCAGAGCCTGATCCACCGTGCGCGCCAGATAGACTTCCGCGATCCCAGCCCGCTTGCACAGCGCGCTCAGCTCCTCGGCGATCAGAAACTCGTCCTCGATGATCAGCGCCTTGCAACCCATTGCCGGGTCCACCCGGTTCTGCGCCCGACCGGCGGCAAGCGCCTTCTCGGCGGCATCGCGGTCGATGCCCACGATCTCCGCGGCCTGGTCGATCGGGAAGCCGGCGAAATCCGACAGCATCAGTATCTGACGCGGGACGTTGTCCGGACCGGGCAGCGCGCTGAACAGCGCCGCATCGGTGAACAGAGGCGCGCCCACCGTCGACACGCCGTCGCGCCATGCCCGGTAGAACCGGCGGAAGGCGTCCATCCGCTGATTGTCGACGACCGTCTGACCCTGGGTCACCTGATCGGTGGCCAGCCGGAACAGCTCGTCTCCAACGTCGCGGTCCCACAGCATCACACGCGCGTGGTGTCTCAGTTCGGCCTGCTCATTTGACATCGGCGGGTCCCTGAAAACGGTTCTTCATCTCTACGCAACGCGTCGGATGGGCACCGGTTCCTCATATGATTTTGTTGGTCTGGGCGGTTCGAGTCTGTCTTGCTACAACCTATACCAACTACTGTTTTTCCGCGATCCCTCGCCTAACTCCTTCGCAGTCGCGCCAGACGATCCCGACCGAGGTCATCCCATGCCCGACGAAGAAGACGACATCATGACGTCCAACGGCGATCACGCCCCGCCGGAGCCGTTTCCGATCGTCGCGATCGGCGCGTCGGCCGGTGGCCTGGACGCGTTTCGTC
It includes:
- a CDS encoding response regulator, whose protein sequence is MSNEQAELRHHARVMLWDRDVGDELFRLATDQVTQGQTVVDNQRMDAFRRFYRAWRDGVSTVGAPLFTDAALFSALPGPDNVPRQILMLSDFAGFPIDQAAEIVGIDRDAAEKALAAGRAQNRVDPAMGCKALIIEDEFLIAEELSALCKRAGIAEVYLARTVDQALSAAQDHLPDIIFADFRLKDGETGVEAIEPLRDLTGAPVGFVTAYPHSVLKHSVIPPDFLIQKPFRPEAVTAIIGHWLVEKEMD